A region of Myxococcus stipitatus DSM 14675 DNA encodes the following proteins:
- a CDS encoding transposase: MEGRSKASALFIQLLWRLASDYRRARRIHRVLDNAAVHSSRKTRRVLAQLGRRFVLHFLPPYCPQGNRIERVWLDLHANVTRNHRCRTMDRLMARMHAYLAARSAHRSASPSLRRADLRRSA, from the coding sequence GTGGAGGGAAGGAGCAAAGCCAGCGCCCTCTTCATTCAACTTCTCTGGCGCCTGGCGAGTGACTATCGACGGGCTCGCCGCATCCACCGCGTCCTCGACAACGCCGCCGTCCACTCCAGCAGAAAGACACGCAGGGTGCTCGCGCAGCTCGGCAGGCGATTCGTCCTGCACTTCCTGCCGCCGTACTGCCCTCAGGGCAATCGCATCGAGCGGGTGTGGCTCGACCTGCACGCCAACGTCACCCGCAATCATCGCTGCCGCACCATGGACCGGCTCATGGCTCGGATGCATGCCTACCTCGCCGCTCGCTCCGCCCATCGTTCCGCCAGTCCATCCTTGCGCCGCGCCGACCTCCGGCGTTCAGCCTGA